The following coding sequences lie in one Daphnia pulex isolate KAP4 chromosome 1, ASM2113471v1 genomic window:
- the LOC124196196 gene encoding UDP-glucose 6-dehydrogenase-like produces MAANTTAEAPIRKICCIGAGYVGGPTCSILALKCPDIQVTVVDRNELRINQWNSEKLPIFEPGLEEIVKQCRGKNLFFSTDMVPALKEADLIFISVNTPTKTFGLGKGRAADLKFVESCARLIAEVCDRSKIIVEKSTVPVRSAASIVNVLKANTKPGVSYQVLSNPEFLAEGTAVNDLTNPDRVLIGGEESDEGRKAIDALSWVYHHWVPAEKIIKMNTWSSELSKLAANAFLAQRISSINAISAVCEATGADVSEVAKAIGLDSRLGPKFLQASVGWGGSCFQKDILNLVYISESLNLTSVAAYWQQVIDMNEYQKSRFGQRIVQAMFNTITDKHIAILGFAFKKNTGDTRESPAIYVAKHLLEEGACLHIFDPKVERAQILLDLDQSDEKTGVTIHEDPYEAAKGTHALVICTEWDQFSTYDYQRMYDSMLKPAFVFDGRKILNHSALSEIGFHVETIGKRPGESFQAQNWGGANNV; encoded by the exons ATGGCAGCTAATACAACAGCCGAAGCTCCTATTCGCAAGATATGCTGCATTGGTGCTGGTTATGTGGGTGGCCCTACTTGCAGTATTTTGGCTCTCAAGTGTCCTGACATTCAAGTGACTGTAGTAGACAGGAATGAGCTACGAATAAACCAGTGGAACTCTGAAAAACTACCCATTTTTGAACCAGGACTTGAAGAAATTGTAAAGCAATGTAGAGgcaaaaacttgtttttctctacTGACATGGTTCCTGCCTTGAAGGAGGCAgacttgattttcatttctgtcAATACACCAACCAAAACTTTTGGTTTGGGCAAAGGCCGTGCTGCAGACTTGAAG TTTGTCGAATCTTGCGCTCGACTTATCGCCGAAGTGTGCGACCGAAGCAAAATTATCGTGGAAAAGAGCACTGTTCCCGTTAGATCAGCAGCATCCATTGTAAATGTATTGAAAGCTAACACAAAACCTGGAGTTAGCTATCAAGTGCTTTCAAATCCCGAGTTCTTGGCTGAAGGTACTGCTGTGAATGATCTTACAAATCCCGATCGTGTACTCATTGGCGGCGAGGAGAGTGATGAGGGAAGAAAAGCAATTGATGCCCTGTCTTGGGTGTATCATCATTGGGTTCCGGCGgagaaaatcattaaaatgaaCACTTGGTCTTCGGAGCTTTCAAAATTG GCTGCCAATGCATTCTTAGCGCAACGAATTTCAAGCATCAATGCCATATCTGCAGTTTGTGAAGCGACGGGTGCTGATGTCAGTGAAGTTGCCAAGGCCATCGGACTCGACTCCCGTCTTGGCCCTAAATTCCTCCAG GCTTCCGTTGGATGGGGTGGGAGTTGCTTTCAAAAAGATATTCTCAATTTGGTCTACATCAGCGAATCCCTCAACTTGACGAGTGTTGCAGCATATTGGCAGCAAGTGATTGACATGAACGAATACCAAAAATCGCGGTTTGGCCAACGAATCGTTCAAGCCATGTTCAACACCATTACGGATAAGCACATTGCAATTTTGGGAtttgcatttaaaaagaacACTGGTGACACTCGCGAATCGCCTGCGATTTACGTGGCCAAACATCTCCTAGAAGAAGGAGCTTGTCTTCATATTTTCGATCCTAAA GTCGAAAGAGCCCAAATACTACTGGATTTGGATCAATCGGATGAAAAAACTGGTGTCACTATTCATGAGGACCCCTACGAGGCTGCCAAGGGCACTCACGCACTCGTAATATGCACGGAATGGGATCAATTTTCC ACTTACGATTATCAACGAATGTATGATTCGATGTTGAAACCAGCATTTGTTTTCGACGGACGCAAGATTCTTAATCATTCTGCCTTATCTGAAATCGGTTTCCATGTCGAGACGATCGGGAAACGCCCAGGAGAGAGCTTCCAG GCACAAAACTGGGGTGGAGCAaataacgtttaa